One window from the genome of Streptomyces sp. WZ-12 encodes:
- a CDS encoding response regulator, whose product MTERTTARVVVADDQTVVREGIVMLLGLLPGIEVVGSAADGNEAVRMVAELAPDVVLMDLRMPRCDGVEATRRIRKEHAGTQVVVLTTYADDDSLFPALQAGARGYLTKDADGDEIVRAIDDVLSGEAGLSPKIQRRLLERLAEPVRNRPEPSDEPPDGLTAREVDVLRLVAAGQSNPEIARTLHVSTATVKTHINNLFAKAGLRDRAQAIHYAYRHGLAEPPGTPEP is encoded by the coding sequence ATGACGGAGCGTACGACGGCGCGCGTGGTCGTGGCTGACGACCAGACGGTCGTGCGCGAGGGAATCGTGATGCTGCTGGGGCTGTTGCCGGGAATTGAGGTCGTCGGTTCGGCCGCGGATGGCAACGAGGCGGTCCGCATGGTCGCCGAACTGGCCCCGGACGTCGTCCTGATGGACCTGCGGATGCCGCGTTGCGACGGAGTCGAGGCGACCCGTCGCATCCGTAAGGAACACGCTGGCACGCAGGTCGTCGTGCTCACCACGTATGCCGACGACGATTCGCTGTTTCCCGCTCTGCAGGCCGGCGCCCGCGGTTACCTCACCAAGGACGCGGATGGCGACGAGATCGTCCGCGCCATCGACGACGTGTTGTCGGGCGAGGCCGGGCTGTCGCCGAAGATCCAACGTCGTTTGCTGGAACGCCTCGCCGAGCCCGTACGCAACCGTCCCGAACCCTCCGACGAGCCCCCGGACGGGCTGACCGCACGGGAGGTGGACGTGCTGCGCCTCGTGGCGGCAGGGCAGAGCAATCCGGAGATCGCCCGTACGCTGCATGTCTCCACGGCGACGGTGAAGACGCACATCAACAACCTCTTCGCCAAGGCGGGACTGCGCGATCGGGCGCAGGCCATCCACTACGCGTATCGGCACGGTCTGGCGGAGCCTCCGGGGACGCCGGAGCCGTAG
- a CDS encoding CobW family GTP-binding protein produces MATQQIPVVVLAGFLGSGKTTLLNHLLRAGDGTRIGAIVNDFGSIEIDAMTVAGQVDSMVSLGNGCLCCAVDTSELDDYLERLARPAARIDVIVIEASGLAEPQELIRMILASDNERIVYGGLIEVVDAAEFEDTRARHPELNRHVGIADLVVLNKADRLPDEARQELVDTLAELAPGRPVICTAYGQIAPELFFDRGTGKDRDAAVRQLSFEDLLREASAQGPPGQGIGDDHEHDHQDCRGCDHHHSGHLHAAYESVEFTSVEPMHPRRLMEFLDSRPSGLYRIKGFVHFDVPENRQRFTLHAVGNFLRFYPEPWPKGEERRTQLVMIGSGIDGPALRKELANCRQEAPTVADEHSMWGVLRYVASREE; encoded by the coding sequence TTGGCCACCCAACAGATCCCGGTCGTCGTGCTCGCGGGCTTCCTGGGATCGGGCAAGACCACCCTCCTGAACCACCTGCTGCGTGCCGGCGACGGCACCCGCATCGGTGCGATCGTCAATGACTTCGGCAGCATCGAGATCGACGCCATGACGGTCGCCGGGCAGGTGGACTCCATGGTGTCGCTGGGCAACGGATGCCTGTGCTGCGCCGTCGACACCAGTGAGTTGGACGACTATCTTGAGCGGCTGGCCCGCCCCGCCGCCCGTATCGACGTGATCGTCATCGAGGCCAGTGGGCTAGCTGAGCCGCAGGAACTCATCCGCATGATCCTCGCGAGCGACAACGAGCGGATCGTCTACGGCGGGCTGATCGAGGTCGTCGACGCGGCGGAGTTCGAGGACACTCGTGCCCGGCACCCCGAGCTGAATCGCCACGTCGGAATTGCCGATCTCGTGGTGCTCAACAAGGCCGACCGGCTCCCGGACGAGGCGCGTCAGGAACTCGTCGACACGCTTGCTGAGCTCGCCCCGGGTCGGCCGGTGATCTGCACGGCCTATGGGCAGATCGCCCCGGAGTTGTTCTTCGACCGTGGGACGGGGAAGGACCGCGACGCGGCGGTCCGCCAGTTGTCCTTCGAAGACCTGCTGCGTGAGGCTTCCGCACAGGGGCCTCCGGGGCAGGGCATCGGTGATGACCACGAGCATGACCACCAGGACTGCCGTGGTTGCGACCACCATCACTCGGGGCATCTCCACGCCGCGTACGAGAGCGTGGAGTTCACTTCCGTCGAGCCGATGCACCCGCGCCGGCTGATGGAGTTCCTGGACAGCCGTCCCTCCGGCCTCTACCGCATCAAGGGATTCGTCCACTTCGACGTGCCGGAGAACCGCCAGAGGTTCACGCTGCACGCAGTCGGCAACTTCCTGCGCTTCTACCCCGAGCCGTGGCCGAAGGGCGAGGAACGGCGCACGCAACTCGTGATGATCGGTAGTGGCATCGACGGGCCTGCGCTGCGCAAGGAGCTGGCGAACTGCCGGCAGGAGGCGCCGACGGTGGCCGACGAACACAGCATGTGGGGCGTGTTGCGTTACGTGGCCTCGCGGGAGGAATGA
- a CDS encoding IS982 family transposase, whose translation MTTNLDALLAALYVFIDDHVAPRRRIGRPPKLTDAELLCLAVAQVLLGFPSARQWIRFVHARLGHLFRYLPQQSAYNKRLNAAGPLISAVIQALARQVPTWHDNLRLIDSTPLPCAASRETVKRSDLAGHAGYGYCASHSRFFWGLRLYLLTTAEGMPVSWCLANPKLGERQVMTALLERDHHLMRSGQVILADKGFAGREFEAFLEERLGVHLVRPDLKNEPVRHGRLAHVRQWIEAVFDTLKGQLSLEQHGGRTPAGVFARTGQRLLALATAIWHNWNTNAPAKRSLIAYDH comes from the coding sequence GTGACGACAAACCTGGACGCCCTTCTGGCTGCACTGTACGTGTTCATCGATGACCATGTGGCCCCTCGTCGCCGGATCGGGCGACCCCCGAAACTGACAGACGCCGAACTGCTGTGCCTGGCCGTCGCCCAGGTCCTACTGGGCTTTCCCTCGGCCCGGCAATGGATCCGCTTCGTACACGCCCGACTGGGACACCTCTTTCGCTACCTGCCCCAGCAATCCGCCTACAACAAGCGCCTGAACGCCGCCGGCCCACTGATCTCGGCCGTGATCCAGGCACTGGCCAGGCAGGTGCCCACCTGGCACGACAACCTGCGGCTGATCGACTCCACACCACTGCCGTGCGCCGCCTCCCGCGAGACAGTCAAACGCTCCGACCTGGCAGGGCACGCCGGATACGGCTACTGCGCGAGCCATTCTCGCTTCTTCTGGGGATTGCGGCTCTACCTGCTGACCACAGCCGAGGGCATGCCGGTGTCCTGGTGCCTGGCCAACCCCAAACTCGGCGAACGCCAGGTGATGACCGCGCTGCTGGAACGCGACCACCACCTCATGCGCTCCGGTCAAGTGATTCTTGCGGACAAGGGCTTCGCCGGGCGGGAGTTCGAGGCGTTCCTCGAAGAGCGCCTGGGCGTCCATCTGGTGCGGCCGGACCTGAAGAACGAGCCTGTCCGGCATGGACGCCTGGCCCACGTCCGCCAGTGGATCGAGGCGGTATTCGACACCCTCAAAGGCCAGCTCAGCCTCGAACAACACGGAGGCCGGACACCCGCTGGTGTCTTCGCCCGCACCGGCCAACGACTCCTCGCCCTGGCCACGGCGATCTGGCACAACTGGAACACCAACGCCCCAGCCAAGCGATCACTGATCGCCTATGACCACTGA
- a CDS encoding sucrase ferredoxin, with product MSTCAIASLEAAEPLAGTAATARTWLLIEQTGPWGAKALTDSHLDPHLGRALEAAAEGTGVRVALIRRPGRHADLHGTTRRRMFLAHTSPGRSWIRTTTVTDPGATLGLDFASLGDGDHHGLWEPYTGEPMVLVCTNGKRDRCCALLGRPLAAQLSTDGCATWEVTHIGGHRFSPTLFVLPYGYAYGRASAQLVKDVVESARSGRIALDQCRGRSTWDRPAQAADLAVRELIREWRADALDVVGTDPVWPELAGAPRRAPGDGPLTDAVRSWTVDVAHTDGRAWRVVIDQRTDGAPTPASCGAPLGPPTRMAVTSITALRD from the coding sequence GTGAGCACATGCGCTATCGCTTCCCTTGAAGCGGCCGAACCCCTCGCCGGAACGGCCGCAACCGCCCGGACTTGGCTGCTGATCGAGCAAACCGGACCATGGGGAGCCAAGGCGCTGACGGACAGCCACCTCGATCCGCACCTCGGCCGGGCCCTGGAAGCCGCAGCAGAAGGGACCGGCGTACGCGTCGCCCTCATCCGCCGCCCGGGCCGCCATGCCGACCTCCACGGCACCACCCGCCGCCGCATGTTCCTCGCACACACCTCGCCGGGCCGTTCCTGGATCCGCACCACCACCGTCACCGACCCGGGAGCCACGCTCGGACTCGACTTCGCCTCCCTGGGAGACGGAGACCATCACGGCCTCTGGGAGCCGTACACCGGCGAACCTATGGTGCTTGTGTGCACCAACGGCAAACGGGACCGCTGCTGTGCACTCCTCGGCCGCCCACTGGCCGCCCAACTTTCCACCGACGGCTGCGCGACCTGGGAGGTCACGCACATCGGCGGCCACCGCTTCTCCCCCACTCTCTTCGTTCTCCCCTACGGCTACGCCTACGGACGCGCCTCGGCCCAGTTGGTCAAGGACGTCGTGGAATCGGCCCGCAGTGGCCGTATCGCGCTCGACCAGTGCCGGGGCCGATCGACGTGGGACCGGCCGGCCCAGGCTGCCGATCTCGCCGTCCGAGAGCTGATCCGTGAGTGGCGCGCGGACGCACTCGACGTCGTAGGGACCGATCCGGTGTGGCCCGAACTTGCCGGTGCCCCCAGGCGAGCGCCGGGAGACGGGCCGCTGACGGATGCCGTTCGCAGTTGGACCGTTGACGTTGCGCACACCGACGGGCGAGCGTGGCGGGTGGTAATCGATCAGCGGACCGACGGTGCTCCGACGCCCGCTAGCTGTGGTGCGCCGCTCGGCCCACCGACGCGTATGGCGGTCACGTCCATCACCGCGCTCAGGGACTGA